In Nitrospirota bacterium, one DNA window encodes the following:
- a CDS encoding ATP-binding protein, with product MASLHPLPDSQIPVGQNIGYPHLWLSKGLALLLVTILLGAGFIPYFVKRHLVMQSGEALQLTAHVVATTLGHVLYERYGDIQVLSSLVADRSMTGGDISQLLMTFKEVYPAYSGLMFADRHGRVMAATDSSEVGADVSHRDWFRRSAETGTIVVTDSGTAESERAQCAVTFSTPLRSAEGTFFGVAHSCLTAESLETDAFAALITFSKDLSLIQQFEYQVLSGAGHAFIDSTSRNEDNLRALGVRSVVQSESLKEGWLEEVHLRRGVPVITGFASVAAKPDFIGLPWRVLIRVDQTVVLGAIAATLQTVGIGLAAILVPLGIALLYANNMVKREWLLAREAERLAQLGERRIRQTIEATLDAVISMDDHGLIVEWNPQASRVFGWDRTEALGQRLSDLIVPEGFRASHEAGFQRFVHTRTSTLLNRRLELPALHRNGQTLCVEIAITESSHIGGSIFTAFLRDITLLKKTARLQAIEHDINRVLAESGSREETVSKILKTVCVDLSWPVGSLWEVEQDLLRLKQSWQTPDFDGQSFLQESASITFARGVGLPGRVWDSAASFQILDIRQDSNFPRMAIAEQVGLRSGLAFSVGVENQTLGVLEFFTRTIQEPDPELVQMLQSVGNQIARFLIHKRAEAMLNQYHARLEHDIAQRTLDLEAAKAKAESANLAKSEFLANMSHELRTPMHAIMSFASLGTEKLQHHTLEKLPLYLQRIHESGARLLALLNGLLDLSKLEAGKMIYDMQQHDMAVLVRTVVEQVELLAKQKSLTLIVHPCDKPTLVLCDGLRITQVLYNLLSNSIKFTPNGRTITMAMTQQMPLPDEAFPQGHPVLAVTTRDEGIGIPDDELGKVFEKFVQSRKTKTGAGGTGLGLSICREIVAAHGGAISAVNNVEGGSAFTFTLPAAVVDTVVTGEI from the coding sequence ATGGCCAGCTTGCACCCTCTGCCAGACTCTCAAATCCCCGTAGGCCAGAACATCGGCTATCCTCATTTGTGGTTATCGAAAGGGCTCGCGCTCCTGCTCGTGACGATCCTTCTCGGTGCCGGCTTCATCCCGTACTTCGTGAAACGGCATCTGGTGATGCAAAGCGGCGAGGCGCTCCAGCTCACCGCTCACGTCGTCGCCACCACCCTTGGACACGTGCTCTATGAGCGGTACGGCGACATCCAGGTGCTCTCATCCCTTGTCGCCGATCGCTCGATGACCGGAGGCGACATCTCGCAGCTCTTGATGACCTTCAAAGAGGTCTATCCTGCCTATTCCGGACTCATGTTCGCGGACCGACATGGGCGGGTGATGGCGGCAACCGATTCTTCTGAGGTCGGGGCCGATGTCTCTCACAGGGATTGGTTTCGGCGCAGCGCCGAGACCGGAACCATCGTGGTGACAGACTCTGGCACCGCAGAGTCGGAGCGGGCACAATGTGCGGTCACGTTTTCCACTCCACTACGGAGTGCGGAGGGCACGTTCTTCGGCGTGGCACATTCCTGTCTGACGGCGGAGTCGCTGGAAACGGATGCGTTTGCCGCGCTTATTACATTTTCGAAGGACCTCAGTCTGATTCAGCAATTCGAGTATCAGGTGCTGTCAGGCGCCGGTCATGCGTTTATCGACTCGACGTCTCGGAACGAGGACAACCTCCGTGCGCTCGGTGTGCGATCAGTCGTACAGTCTGAATCACTCAAGGAGGGGTGGCTTGAGGAAGTCCATCTGCGCCGCGGAGTCCCGGTCATCACCGGCTTTGCCTCAGTGGCAGCCAAGCCGGACTTTATCGGACTGCCCTGGAGAGTGCTGATCCGGGTCGATCAAACGGTTGTCCTGGGGGCCATCGCGGCGACCCTCCAAACAGTGGGAATCGGTCTTGCGGCGATTCTCGTCCCGTTAGGGATCGCGCTGCTGTATGCCAACAATATGGTGAAACGTGAATGGCTCTTGGCGAGAGAGGCGGAGCGACTGGCACAGCTCGGCGAGCGGCGTATCCGGCAGACCATCGAGGCCACGCTCGATGCCGTCATCTCGATGGATGATCATGGCCTTATCGTGGAGTGGAACCCGCAGGCCTCGCGGGTCTTTGGTTGGGATCGGACGGAAGCCCTGGGGCAGCGTCTAAGCGACCTCATTGTTCCAGAGGGATTCCGAGCCTCGCATGAGGCTGGATTTCAGCGGTTCGTTCACACGAGAACATCGACATTGCTGAACCGGCGATTGGAACTGCCGGCCCTGCATCGGAATGGCCAGACGTTGTGCGTGGAGATTGCGATTACGGAGAGCAGCCACATCGGCGGCTCGATATTTACCGCGTTTCTTCGGGACATCACGCTCCTCAAGAAGACTGCGCGACTTCAGGCGATCGAACATGACATCAACAGAGTCCTGGCTGAGAGCGGGAGCAGGGAGGAGACGGTATCGAAAATTCTCAAGACCGTCTGTGTCGATCTGAGCTGGCCGGTGGGTTCGTTGTGGGAGGTGGAGCAGGACCTGCTGCGGCTGAAACAGAGTTGGCAGACGCCGGATTTCGACGGACAGTCTTTTCTCCAGGAGAGCGCCAGCATAACCTTTGCCCGTGGCGTTGGCCTACCCGGTCGAGTGTGGGACAGTGCGGCTTCGTTCCAGATACTCGATATTCGGCAGGATTCAAATTTTCCGAGAATGGCAATCGCCGAGCAGGTGGGGCTTCGCAGCGGGCTCGCGTTTTCTGTGGGGGTCGAGAACCAGACGCTGGGCGTGCTGGAGTTTTTCACTCGGACGATTCAGGAACCGGATCCCGAACTGGTCCAGATGCTGCAGTCTGTTGGCAATCAGATCGCCCGCTTTCTCATTCATAAACGTGCTGAAGCGATGCTGAATCAGTACCATGCCAGGCTGGAGCATGACATCGCTCAGCGGACCCTGGATCTGGAAGCGGCAAAAGCAAAGGCCGAGTCGGCCAACCTGGCTAAATCTGAGTTCCTGGCCAACATGTCCCATGAGCTGCGAACGCCGATGCATGCCATCATGAGCTTCGCGAGTCTGGGGACCGAAAAACTGCAGCATCACACGCTGGAGAAGTTGCCTCTGTATCTCCAGCGTATCCATGAGAGCGGCGCCAGGCTGCTGGCTCTCCTGAACGGTCTGTTGGATCTCTCCAAACTGGAAGCCGGCAAGATGATCTACGACATGCAACAACATGACATGGCGGTGCTGGTGCGCACGGTCGTGGAGCAGGTCGAGCTGCTTGCCAAGCAGAAATCTCTCACCCTGATCGTGCATCCCTGCGACAAACCCACCCTTGTGCTCTGCGATGGCCTTCGTATCACCCAGGTCCTCTATAACCTCCTGTCCAACTCGATCAAGTTCACGCCGAATGGCCGAACGATCACGATGGCCATGACTCAGCAGATGCCCCTGCCTGACGAGGCGTTTCCACAGGGACATCCCGTTCTTGCTGTGACCACCAGGGACGAAGGGATCGGTATTCCTGACGACGAGTTGGGCAAAGTGTTCGAGAAGTTTGTGCAGAGCAGAAAAACGAAGACCGGAGCCGGTGGGACAGGCTTGGGTTTGTCCATCTGCCGCGAGATTGTCGCAGCCCACGGAGGAGCCATCTCGGCCGTGAACAATGTGGAGGGCGGCTCCGCGTTCACCTTCACGCTTCCAGCTGCAGTCGTGGACACCGTCGTGACAGGGGAGATTTAA
- a CDS encoding STAS domain-containing protein yields the protein MMDASSKQYAPTGDLTIFEVTAFKDSLVELLSCGGTGTLDLSHIGQVDGSALQLIVAVLQTERLCVTGASVEIVQKMKRIGGYLTAAQA from the coding sequence GTGATGGATGCGAGTTCGAAACAGTATGCGCCGACCGGGGATCTCACGATTTTTGAAGTGACGGCATTCAAGGACAGCTTGGTGGAGCTGCTGTCCTGTGGAGGAACGGGAACGCTCGATCTCTCACATATAGGACAGGTAGATGGCTCGGCGCTTCAACTCATTGTAGCTGTATTGCAGACGGAGCGTCTCTGCGTGACCGGCGCCTCTGTCGAGATTGTGCAGAAGATGAAACGAATCGGTGGGTATCTCACTGCTGCACAGGCCTGA